In Gammaproteobacteria bacterium, a single window of DNA contains:
- a CDS encoding sugar transporter: MNELRNQARSGAPERVVQISGQVVYPGEYPLEPDMTLADLVRAAGGLTQTASTFGAELVRLKIEKGQQKLQTETVPLPDGWHTPLRPYDSVNIRPLPGWAERETVVVEGEVLYPGEYRIRPDESLRQFIQRIGGLTERAFIPGVVFSRADLRKKEAQEIKRLTERLQANLASLSLEQSQVDAKSAEAFGKAQALLPRLQSMRPVGRLVIDLAAVLDGKTDVKLRDGDKIYVPRIPQEVTVLGEVQVGTSHLWSPGLSRDDYINRSGGLTNKADEDRIYVVKANGSVVAGARTLWFGSAEQKIDPGDTIVVPVDLTRMRPINLWQT, from the coding sequence GGTTCAAATCAGTGGCCAGGTGGTCTATCCAGGAGAATATCCACTTGAACCTGATATGACCCTTGCGGATCTGGTACGGGCTGCCGGCGGCTTGACCCAGACAGCTTCTACCTTTGGAGCGGAATTGGTGCGTCTTAAAATTGAGAAAGGGCAACAAAAGCTCCAAACTGAAACCGTCCCCCTACCTGATGGTTGGCATACTCCATTGCGTCCCTATGACAGTGTAAATATTCGTCCTTTGCCGGGCTGGGCGGAGAGAGAAACTGTTGTGGTTGAGGGGGAGGTTCTGTATCCCGGAGAGTATCGGATTCGGCCTGATGAGTCGCTGCGGCAATTTATTCAACGAATTGGCGGTTTAACAGAGCGCGCCTTTATACCAGGGGTCGTTTTTTCTCGCGCAGATCTTCGGAAAAAAGAGGCCCAAGAGATCAAGCGGCTTACCGAAAGGTTGCAGGCGAATCTGGCTTCTCTGAGTCTGGAACAGAGCCAGGTCGATGCCAAAAGTGCTGAGGCCTTTGGAAAGGCCCAAGCACTTTTACCCCGTCTGCAGTCGATGCGACCTGTTGGCCGTCTTGTTATCGATTTGGCTGCTGTTTTAGATGGTAAAACCGATGTCAAACTGCGCGATGGCGACAAAATCTACGTACCCAGGATCCCGCAAGAGGTCACTGTCTTGGGAGAAGTACAAGTTGGTACATCCCACTTATGGAGTCCTGGTTTGAGTAGAGATGATTATATCAATCGATCGGGCGGGCTGACCAACAAGGCGGATGAGGACCGCATTTATGTGGTCAAAGCGAATGGTTCCGTTGTTGCTGGTGCCAGAACCCTGTGGTTTGGTTCGGCGGAGCAGAAGATCGATCCTGGTGATACGATTGTGGTGCCCGTCGACCTTACGAGGATGAGACCAATCAATCTCTGGCAGAC